In Deinococcus puniceus, one genomic interval encodes:
- a CDS encoding AIM24 family protein, whose translation MLRYLGGVSYRVKISEESYGGLKAELYAICRVTDQLVQSPEPHFREIYADTGQRQVKFTLNNDSVTLEPGILSYAQGRLSFSVVQQQQGGFLSRAVRGAGSGESAFGTRVSGTGEVWTEPTHKHFIFATMEGQDSMLIDDRAYYAAQGSLKLSTHTHKKVQGAVSGNGLMQPRLDGEGLFVIECPVSVHEVEVLDVQAGETVTVDGDMMLMYTGTMNPQLGALVKGLRNAARSGEGFVYTLQGPGQVFLTPTHISAGSLA comes from the coding sequence TTGCTGCGTTATCTTGGCGGCGTGAGCTACCGCGTCAAGATCAGTGAGGAGAGTTACGGGGGGCTGAAGGCCGAGCTGTACGCCATTTGCCGCGTCACCGACCAACTCGTGCAGAGTCCTGAACCGCATTTCCGCGAAATCTATGCCGACACGGGGCAGCGGCAGGTCAAATTCACGCTGAACAACGACAGTGTGACGCTGGAACCGGGCATCCTGTCCTATGCACAGGGCCGCCTGAGCTTTAGCGTAGTGCAGCAGCAGCAAGGCGGGTTCCTCAGCCGGGCGGTGCGCGGTGCAGGCAGCGGCGAATCGGCCTTTGGCACGCGGGTCAGCGGCACGGGCGAGGTCTGGACGGAGCCGACGCATAAGCATTTTATTTTTGCCACCATGGAAGGCCAAGACAGCATGCTCATCGATGACCGCGCCTACTACGCCGCGCAGGGATCTCTGAAGCTCAGCACCCACACGCACAAAAAGGTGCAGGGAGCCGTGAGCGGCAACGGCCTGATGCAGCCCCGGCTGGACGGCGAAGGCCTGTTTGTGATCGAGTGCCCGGTCAGTGTGCATGAAGTGGAAGTATTGGACGTGCAGGCGGGCGAAACCGTGACCGTCGACGGCGACATGATGCTGATGTACACGGGCACCATGAACCCGCAGTTGGGCGCACTCGTGAAGGGCCTCCGTAACGCCGCCCGAAGCGGAGAAGGCTTCGTGTACACGTTGCAGGGGCCGGGGCAAGTGTTCCTGACGCCGACGCACATCAGCGCAGGCAGCTTGGCCTAA
- a CDS encoding pseudouridine-5'-phosphate glycosidase, giving the protein MNIAPTRTTHPLLDLLPEVAEALAAGKAVVALESTIISHGMPYPRNVEMARGVEDLIRAEGAVPATIAVLGGRLKVGLTPDELELLATDKNVQKISTRDLPVTVALGGHGATTVASTMRIAALAGIRVFATGGTGGVHRGGTQTLDVSADLMELARTDVCVVSAGVKSILDIGLTLEYLETQGVPAITLGSEEFPAFYSRSSGFRSPLSVKTEEEAARVLHAKWSLGIGGGVLLANPVPADAEIPAADITPHIEQALADMDALGLTGKDTTPYLLGRIVEITGGRSLDTNIALVRHNAAVAARVARAYAALG; this is encoded by the coding sequence ATGAACATCGCCCCCACCCGAACCACCCACCCCCTGCTCGATCTTCTCCCCGAAGTGGCCGAAGCCTTGGCCGCCGGAAAAGCTGTGGTGGCGCTGGAAAGTACCATCATCAGTCACGGGATGCCGTACCCGCGCAACGTGGAAATGGCACGCGGCGTGGAAGACCTGATCCGGGCGGAGGGAGCCGTGCCCGCCACCATTGCCGTACTGGGGGGCCGCCTGAAAGTGGGCCTGACGCCGGATGAACTGGAACTGCTGGCGACAGATAAAAACGTGCAGAAAATCAGCACCCGTGACCTGCCCGTGACGGTGGCGTTGGGCGGGCATGGGGCCACCACCGTCGCGTCTACCATGCGAATCGCGGCGCTGGCGGGCATCCGGGTGTTTGCGACGGGCGGCACAGGCGGCGTTCACCGGGGCGGCACGCAAACGCTGGACGTGAGCGCCGATCTGATGGAACTGGCCCGCACCGACGTGTGCGTGGTCAGCGCGGGTGTGAAGAGCATTCTGGATATCGGCCTGACGCTGGAATATCTAGAAACGCAGGGCGTCCCGGCCATCACGCTGGGCAGCGAAGAATTCCCGGCGTTCTATTCGCGCTCCAGCGGGTTCCGCTCGCCCCTGTCAGTGAAGACGGAGGAGGAAGCCGCCCGCGTGCTGCACGCCAAATGGAGTTTAGGCATAGGCGGGGGCGTGCTGCTGGCAAATCCGGTTCCCGCAGACGCCGAGATTCCTGCCGCCGACATCACCCCGCACATAGAGCAGGCATTGGCCGACATGGACGCGCTGGGGCTGACGGGCAAAGACACCACACCGTATCTGCTGGGCCGCATCGTGGAAATTACCGGGGGTCGCAGTCTGGACACGAATATTGCGCTGGTACGCCACAACGCGGCAGTAGCGGCGCGGGTGGCGCGGGCTTATGCGGCGCTGGGCTGA
- a CDS encoding lysophospholipid acyltransferase family protein, translated as MGAENLGADRAHAAPTPASPAPKPKESELAPVVNPRVYRFVVDITYLPVLLSGMRLEVHGREHVPPPGTPLVVAANHRSGLDPFLIARALPPGRYMQFMAKKELFGPITGPLITAGGSYPVDRNISDVKAVRTSLRILAAGGTVGIFPEGTRGGGELHGGVALIAAKGRAPILPVGISRVGRRWIVRFGPPLPPRGGIKALTVEVGERLAELAQPVGEKV; from the coding sequence ATGGGCGCTGAGAACTTGGGTGCTGACCGCGCCCATGCTGCGCCCACTCCTGCCTCCCCGGCCCCCAAGCCCAAAGAATCGGAATTGGCCCCGGTGGTCAATCCGCGCGTGTACCGCTTTGTCGTGGACATCACTTACCTGCCCGTGCTGCTCAGCGGTATGCGCCTAGAAGTGCATGGGCGCGAGCATGTGCCGCCGCCGGGAACGCCGCTGGTGGTGGCGGCCAATCACCGCTCTGGCCTCGACCCATTCCTGATCGCACGCGCCCTGCCGCCGGGGCGCTATATGCAGTTCATGGCGAAAAAAGAACTGTTCGGCCCCATTACCGGGCCACTGATCACGGCAGGCGGCAGCTATCCGGTAGACCGAAATATCAGCGACGTGAAAGCCGTGCGAACCAGCCTGCGCATTCTGGCGGCGGGCGGAACAGTGGGTATTTTCCCCGAAGGCACACGCGGCGGCGGAGAGCTGCATGGCGGCGTGGCCCTGATTGCCGCCAAAGGCCGCGCCCCGATTCTGCCCGTCGGGATCAGCCGGGTCGGGCGGCGTTGGATCGTGCGTTTTGGCCCGCCGTTGCCACCGCGCGGGGGCATCAAAGCGCTCACTGTAGAAGTGGGCGAAAGGCTGGCAGAGTTGGCTCAGCCGGTGGGGGAGAAGGTTTAG
- a CDS encoding flavin reductase family protein: MSQSSTPPDFADPNFTPKDFTHFDLTALPAAACYKLVTGVVVPRPIAWVSTLGEGGHVNLAPYSFFGLMGSDPPVVAFAPGDRADGVPKDTALNIGSGGEFTVNLVSAELAATMNATATDFPHGVGEAQTLNVALADGVKVRVPRVAASPAALECREVQTILIGRTRIILGVVLGVSLRSDAVQDAERHYVNTNALDLIGRMGGRGSYALTRETFVLDRVSYAEWEKRQ, encoded by the coding sequence ATGTCACAAAGCTCCACGCCCCCAGACTTCGCAGACCCAAACTTCACGCCCAAAGACTTTACACACTTCGACCTGACTGCCTTGCCCGCCGCCGCCTGCTACAAGCTGGTCACGGGCGTCGTGGTGCCGCGCCCGATTGCGTGGGTCAGCACGTTGGGCGAGGGCGGGCATGTGAATCTCGCGCCGTATTCCTTTTTTGGCCTGATGGGGTCAGACCCGCCTGTGGTGGCCTTCGCCCCCGGTGACCGCGCAGACGGCGTGCCCAAAGACACGGCGCTGAACATCGGCTCTGGCGGCGAATTTACGGTGAATCTGGTGTCGGCGGAGTTGGCCGCCACCATGAACGCCACCGCCACCGACTTTCCGCACGGCGTTGGCGAGGCCCAGACGCTGAATGTGGCCCTCGCAGACGGCGTGAAAGTGCGCGTGCCAAGGGTGGCCGCCAGTCCCGCCGCGCTGGAATGCCGCGAAGTGCAGACCATTTTGATTGGCCGCACCCGAATTATTCTGGGCGTGGTACTGGGTGTGAGCCTCCGCAGCGACGCCGTGCAGGACGCCGAACGCCACTATGTAAACACCAATGCCCTAGACCTTATAGGGCGCATGGGCGGGCGCGGCAGCTACGCCCTGACGCGGGAAACGTTCGTGCTAGACCGGGTGAGTTACGCTGAGTGGGAGAAACGGCAGTAA
- the xseB gene encoding exodeoxyribonuclease VII small subunit, whose protein sequence is MPDVSSPLAYRDAYAKLSRIAAELESGEADLDRVLPLLEEAKAAYAACHERIEAVRAVLAGSWGAEVAGADAEQDDADDATDDPY, encoded by the coding sequence ATGCCTGACGTTTCTTCCCCGCTGGCCTACCGCGACGCCTACGCGAAATTGTCGCGGATTGCCGCCGAACTGGAATCGGGCGAGGCCGACTTAGACCGCGTGTTGCCGCTGTTGGAGGAAGCCAAAGCCGCCTACGCCGCTTGCCATGAGCGCATAGAGGCGGTGCGGGCGGTGCTGGCTGGAAGCTGGGGCGCGGAGGTTGCCGGAGCAGATGCGGAGCAGGACGACGCGGACGACGCCACGGATGACCCGTATTGA